From Dioscorea cayenensis subsp. rotundata cultivar TDr96_F1 unplaced genomic scaffold, TDr96_F1_v2_PseudoChromosome.rev07_lg8_w22 25.fasta BLBR01000645.1, whole genome shotgun sequence, one genomic window encodes:
- the LOC120254824 gene encoding probable 2-oxoglutarate-dependent dioxygenase AOP1 — MATSPSPSQSPTTFITHLHIKKPSSLYANQWSISTLECQKVQKALETHGFFLVKYHDDQEQEQDECSLLHETFSSLNQLFNLPRETKLKNSSLPPYYTYFRTTVYETLAVVNSFSSSGQLLSFTQLMWPHGNQKFYETMRRMSGKLIELSKIILCMLCKSYGVIGRTELDHSAADHEATMDPLFRMMKYSAPLSNNNNDGDGDGDGDNDEDEEPILRLTPHTDQNFVTVLCQNEVDGLMCKSRDGEWMKVNPSPGSFIVLAGDALRVWSNGRIHAPLHKVMMKGKKDRLSFGMFVGPKGDKVVEVFDEFVDEEEGRPAIFKPFIFLDYLNFSLENVCRAETMLDSFECINSA, encoded by the exons atggccacatctccatctccatctcaaTCTCCAACTACATTCATTACTCACCTTCATATCAAAAAGCCATCAAGTTTATACGCCAATCAATGGAGTATCAGTACTCTCGAATGCCAAAAAGTCCAAAAAGCTCTTGAGACTCATGGCTTCTTTCTAGTCAAATATCATGATGATCAAGAACAAGAGCAAGATGAATGTTCTCTCTTGCATGAGACCTTCTCATCCTTGAACCAACTCTTCAACCTCCCTCGAGAGACCAAGCTCAAGAACTCATCTCTACCTCCTTACTACACCTACTTTCGCACCACTGTCTACGAAACCCTCGCCGTTGTCAATTCCTTTTCCTCCTCCGGCCAACTCCTCTCCTTCACTCAACTCATGTGGCCTCATGGCAATCAAAAGTTCTA TGAAACAATGAGGAGAATGAGTGGCAAGTTGATAGAGTTAAGCAAGATTATATTATGCATGTTGTGCAAGAGTTATGGTGTTATTGGGAGGACTGAGTTAGATCATAGTGCTGCTGATCATGAAGCAACCATGGATCCTCTTTTTAGGATGATGAAGTATTCAGCTCCACTAAGCAATAACAATAATGATGGTGACGGCGACGGTGACGGTGACAACGATGAAGATGAGGAACCAATCCTCAGACTCACCCCTCACACCGACCAGAATTTTGTGACAGTTTTATGCCAAAATGAGGTTGATGGACTTATGTGCAAGTCCAGGGATGGAGAGTGGATGAAAGTCAACCCTTCTCCTGGTTCCTTCATCGTTCTTGCTGGTGATGCTCTCAGA GTGTGGAGTAATGGGAGGATACATGCACCATTGCACAAAGTGATGATGAAGGGAAAGAAGGATAGATTGAGTTTTGGGATGTTTGTAGGTCCAAAAGGTGATAAGGTGGTAGAGGTGTTTGATGAGtttgttgatgaagaagaaggacgGCCAGCTATTTTCAAACCATTCATCTTCTTGGattatcttaatttttctttggaGAATGTTTGCAGAGCTGAGACAATGCTTGATTCCTTTGAATGCATTAATTCAGCCTGA